One window of the Eucalyptus grandis isolate ANBG69807.140 chromosome 6, ASM1654582v1, whole genome shotgun sequence genome contains the following:
- the LOC120294389 gene encoding wall-associated receptor kinase 2-like has product MKAVHRLLLVAVAWWLRQGRAPTVAGDCTHACGGVSVPYPFGLKPQCASSEEFSLHCNTSGSREQLMLGDIPIRKISVGDSTMVVRLPELYDCYNKDGHSASRNGDLFINLTSHPQYRLSDTRNNLTVLGCDTYALISDQNGMFRTGCISYCSDPVDLAKEITCSGHGCCQASIPKGLRTLRIKISSIDGNALVSQFNPCGVAFVVDRKAFNISNRTLPSFSDLGKRADLVLDWMVGWDATCRQAMSNRSSYACGNNTDCSDYANGPGYRCFCKAGYEGNPYDRFHGCQVSVTWKRRIRKINFKRNGGKLLKQYGVRIFTEAELAKATNNYNDRNKLGEGGFGSVYRGRIKVDTMVAVNKPKDVHKSLVKGDFQHKIKIVTQMNHKNVVKLKGICLETRIPLLVYEYSSNATLFQHIHQNVSTILKSWKNRLRIAAEAALALECLHSCTKPPIIHGNVKSANILLDQNSPLI; this is encoded by the exons ATGAAGGCAGTGCATCGGCTTCTACTGGTGGCTGTGGCCTGGTGGTTGCGACAAGGCCGTGCTCCCACCGTGGCCGGAGACTGTACACACGCATGTGGGGGCGTGTCCGTACCTTATCCGTTCGGGCTCAAACCCCAGTGTGCGAGTTCCGAAGAGTTTTCGCTCCATTGCAATACCTCTGGGAGCCGTGAGCAACTAATGTTGGGGGATATTCCGATACGCAAGATCTCAGTCGGGGACTCCACCATGGTCGTCCGTCTCCCCGAACTATACGACTGCTACAACAAGGATGGCCACTCAGCAAGCAGAAACGGTGATCTGTTCATCAATCTAACTTCACATCCACAGTACAGATTGTCGGACACCCGGAATAACCTCACAGTCCTCGGCTGCGACACCTACGCACTCATATCCGACCAAAATGGGATGTTCCGGACCGGCTGCATCTCCTATTGCAGCGACCCCGTCGACTTAGCCAAGGAGATCACTTGCTCCGGTCACGGTTGCTGTCAAGCATCCATTCCGAAGGGGCTCAGGACACTCCGCATTAAAATCTCCTCCATCGACGGAAACGCGTTGGTCTCGCAATTCAACCCCTGTGGAGTGGCCTTCGTGGTGGACAGAAAGGCATTCAATATCTCCAACAGGACACTCCCGAGCTTCAGTGATTTGGGCAAGAGGGCGGACCTTGTTCTGGACTGGATGGTCGGATGGGACGCGACTTGCAGACAGGCAATGTCAAACCGGTCGAGCTATGCATGTGGCAACAACACTGACTGCTCCGACTACGCGAATGGACCGGGTTATCGTTGCTTTTGCAAGGCTGGGTACGAGGGGAATCCCTATGATCGCTTCCACGGATGTCAAG TTTCGGTCACGTGGAAGCGGAGAATCAGAAAGATAAACTTCAAACGAAATGGAGGAAAGCTCTTGAAACAATATGGAGTTCGAATATTTACAGAGGCAGAGTTGGCAAAAGCAACTAATAATTATAATGACCGCAATAAGCTCGGTGAGGGCGGTTTCGGTTCTGTCTATCGAGGGAGAATAAAAGTAGACACCATGGTCGCAGTCAATAAGCCTAAAGATGTGCACAAGTCTCTAGTGAAGGGGGATTTCCAgcacaaaattaaaattgtgaCGCAAATGAACCACAAAAATGTGGTGAAGCTCAAAGGCATTTGCTTGGAGACTAGAATACCATTGCTGGTTTACGAATATAGTTCAAATGCTACCCTCTTCCAGCACATCCATCAGAATGTGTCAACCATCTTAAAATCGTGGAAAAATCGGCTCAGAATAGCCGCCGAAGCTGCTCTTGCACTTGAGTGTTTGCATTCCTGCACAAAACCGCCAATCATTCACGGCAACGTCAAGTCGGCGAACATACTTTTGGATCAAAATTCCCCCTTAATCTAA